The Rhipicephalus sanguineus isolate Rsan-2018 chromosome 10, BIME_Rsan_1.4, whole genome shotgun sequence genome segment AGAGCATTACCTAAAACCCTAATTGTGCCTTCATTCCTGATGCAACCAGACATCACAAACACAGTGCCCTGCACAGTCTTCTAGCTCATCATTTGACATAATGAGCTTGTTTGAAACTACACTTTCTTTTTCCCTGGTTCATTCCATCTCTCATCATTGTTGCTGTTATCTGTGCTCTGTGTAACACTGGTATCTGGCCAAATTGTTGTTACAACACTGACCCCCTATTTGTTCAGAAAATCAATGTGCAAGAAGTATTTCTATGTGCGCACCTTTTCCACTTTGAATCTAGTCATAAGATACAGTGTTGTTTCTTTATTAGCTTTCCTTGAGTTGGGCTTAGAATGTATATTTAAGGTTGCTTTGAAAAAAGAGAACTTGTGTTGTTTTAACATGCTGGATGTGGTCAAGTTGTACTTCTGTTCTCAATGTCATTCAACATTCCATCTATGCTTGCCAATCCACTGGCATGTGAGCAAGTGTGAAATCGCGTTTTTTTATGTTATGTTGTGCAAAGGTGTTGCAATTACTCCATGGGGCTGTAGGTACTTTGCAAAGATAAAATTTTTTCTGCAtccaaaaagaaacattcttttatTATCTTCAAATACAGTGTTTCTCTGTATTGCATATTACTTCACATTTGTTAGCTTCATTCCTTGAACTGGACATTTTACATATTTCACTTTTCTAACATTCATTCCATTTAGCGTCTATTAATTTACCTATGTATTTATTCACGTCACTTGTTGCTTGTTTTTTAATTGCTGCACATTCACACACATGTTTTCTGCATTAGCTTCACCACTGAACATGTTATTGGGCTGTGTGTGTTAAAGTATCTGTGTACCTTGTTTGCACCTTCACTCCTAATGGAACCACACATGGCACACACTGTGCTCTGCATAATCTTCTCGCTTGTGGTTTGGCATAAGGAGCTTCTATTAAAATACACTTTCGCTTTCGTTAGTTCAGAGTTTTTATGATTGTTCTCTCTCATTAAGCATAACTTCACAGTTGCCTCAATAGAACAGGATTATTCCCGAGTCATTGACGCACTAGCATCGCTTTTGTTCTCATGAGTGCTGAGGAGAATGTGCAAAAAGCATTGACATATATGCACTGTTTCCAGTTATAATAGTCTTAAGATGGAGACTGTTTCCATTGTTGATTAGCTTACTTTGAGTTGTTTTAAGTAGTAGTGGGTATTTAGGGTTGCTATCAAAAAGGATATTCCGTGTATTTTATCGTTTTAGATATAGTCTAATGTGCTGCTGCTTCACATTGCAATTTAACATTGCAATTGTGCTCACCAGTTCCACTGGCATGCCAGCAAAggatgatattgcattcttttaTGTTATGATATTCAGCTATGATGCAATCATTTAATTTCAGCAAGCATGTTTTATGTGGTGCGAAACAAACTAGCGCTAAGAAACGGTCACATGAAACGGgaggcacacaggacagcgcCAACTTTCACTGAGGTCTATTGGAAAACAAAAATTTTTACGGCAATCAGCGAGGCTATAAAATTTTGATGCATCCACACAATAACAAGTGTCAAGACCTCACTATAAACACCACATCATGGCCACGCATTAATGCAGACTCAGCTGCCTGGCACCCAAAGCGATAGAAATCTTCTAGGATTATTGCACCACCTGACTCTTGAATTAAACACGCTTTGAGTGACACAGGCCCAAATTCACTATAGTCGAAACATCGATAACTCCAAAAAGACGCACGCCCCAAGCCAAACAAGCCATCAAAGAAAAAGCCTACTGACGTAAAAACAAACAGACCTACCAGCCAAGAAAATTGGGCTACACATCTGTAACACACTGAACGAAACACAAATGACACACTAACCAAGACCATGTAAGTAAAAACTATAGAAGTACAGCgcaaaaaaccaaaaacaaagctTGACCACCAAAGCGCCACGTCAGTAGGCAGAAATAACCAACAACAAGCcattaacaatgcttaaacaACAGATGGTTGGGTACTTCATTTACAAATGCAGCAACTTTTCTTCATTTCATGGTGCTGTAGTTCACTTGCAGATGTGTGTCACCTGGTTTTCATTGCCTTTCTGTTCtccctgtggctttgcaggttccgtGTCTTCGGTGTCCCATGAGCAGTACCATTTACTGGCGTCTACAAAAGGTGGACTGCATTCCTGTCGTCAGTGCAGCTATGTGACCAAGAACCAGAAAGACATGAAAAGACACCTTTGCAAACATACGGGCGAGCGTCCCTTTCAATGCCACCTGTGTCCAGCTGCATTCCCTCAGAAAGCTCATCTTACAGTTCACATTcgcacgcacacaggagagcgtcctttCTCCTGTGACCAATGCAGTGCATCTTTTTCACGGAAGCAGCACCTCGTGGAACACAAGCGCACCCACACTGGAGAGcgccccttttcctgtgaccgctGCTGTGCATCTTTTTCGGGTAAAAGTAACCTCGTGCaacacatgcgcactcacacaggagagcgacccTTTTCTTGTGACTGCTGCAGTGCGTCTTTTTCGGGTAAAAGTAACCTCGTGcaacacatgcgcacccacacaggagagcgacccttttcttgtgaccactgcaatgcatccttttcgctGAAAGGCAACCTCATAAAGCACATGTATCGTCGTCATTCAAAGAAGCATCGCTAAAGGGCAGGAGTATTCATTGTTACAGAGGCAAAGGAACATTGATTGATGAATTAAATATTTGTGTTTGAATGTAACATCCAAAGTGTATGAAACAGAAACAGATTTTTAGTGCCTCAGCAATTTAGTTTGTTACTGCATATTGCTTAGAGAGAAATATGTCATTGTTAATCATACTCTCTTAAGTGCGTTTGGGTGATCTAAGAGCCTTGATGACAAAAGCTTGATTTGTCTTTAATGCGCATTGACTGAAATGTGTGCATGGTTTAACCTTCTTGAAGTTACACATTACATATGTAATTAATAGTACAACAGAGACAGTTGTGTAATTGATCATAGGTAAAAAACAGCATAACAAAACGAAACACAAGGAATGGCAATATTGCATCCAATTAGGGTGTATACAATAAACAGCAGCAAGTCCGCAATGCTCACTCCAAAATGTCTGTTGCAAAATTAAAAATGAATCCTAGAATGAAATTTATTGCAAATGTCTGATTGTTTTGGTCGTGGGCATGTCGCAGCACACAAAAGTGTGGTGCGGAGTGGGGCTCACATTTAAGTGTTAAATGTTGGATGCGGTTTGAAGCGAATTTTAATCTCTGCGTGATCCTTTCTTCGCTAAGCAGTGCTAAAGGATATTCTTTTAATAATGAACTGATGCCATATTGATACATGCGCTGACACAAACGTTACAGTCGCATTGGTGTCAGCGACATGTAGCGTCTACCCTTGCTTTAAGGTAGTTAGAACTGGAATGGGCATGGCCAGTGGTGTCTCCATGGGGATGTACTtgtgttaaccccccccccccccctcaagccTACTTGAACGAttacattttgcatgtgtatgtatacatgcatgcatacaacaCACAAGCTACATAAGCAGGAGGCAACCCCCCCTTAAAAAATTTACCCCTCTGGCATGGCATTACTTCCCCCACAGTGACCTGTTCAGATATTGACAGGACCGACACTTTTAACTGACGTTATGTGCGATGTTCTTGCTCTGGTCACGGCCTTCAGCTGTTAAGGTGCAATTAGACTCGCGTTAGGGTAGATTCCCTCATTGCACAAAACTTCCTTGGGTTTTTTATAGAAGTGTCCCAGCTCTTGTGGCAGTGGATTTGACCACTTTTTGCTTGCATTACTGTTTTTACAGCAGCACTGTCTAAGCTTTTGTTCGGCCATTTCGCGAGACCAGCCGCAGAAAGcgagtatgtgccaagcagctcctagcatagcgtagaatcaagggggtgggaaagggaactgagggcgAGAAAGAGGGATGTGAGGTGATAGAAGGGTAGAAGGAGAGGGCAATGCAGGAAGAGATAaggaaagaaacatgaaagaaagagACTGATGTTAGGTTGGGGTGGAGAGAAAGGGAGGTAGAGGGTAACCATAGCATAATCATGTactgtatagcatagcaaggggtgggaaagagaagtgagggtaagaGGAGGAACAGAGGAGAGAGGTAATGTAGAAAGAGGTGATGAGAGAAAGTGTAGAGAAAAGGTAAACAGCAAAAGAAAGGTGATGAATAAGACGGAAGAAAGCTACTGCGTTCACCAGGTGGTGTGCTTGCTTGCCAACTCCTTTGTTTACTCAGATTGTACAGATGtagaactggctttaattttttttcttttttttcctcttttgtaTGCTCGCCAACATTCACATTTTTCACATTCGATTCCATGCTTGTGCATGAGTCTTTTGGATGATTAGAACAAACTAAACAAAATGGAATAATTAAACAACACCTCTATACGTCAGCTGGGAGACCTTTACGGAGTCCATTGCAGTTCTTCTTTTCTTAGCTGTAGTTTTTTCCCTGCACTCTTCAGCTTGGAAATGAATAACAAATTCCTGCAGCACTGGGTTGTTCGTGCATCATTGGCGACAAGGCCACCGAGGCATTGGAAGGCTAATAAAGGCCAAGCAACTCATTAGTTAGCAGTATTTTGGCATATTGTGTAGCTTGATATGTGATACGCATGCCACAGCATGCGTTTTGTGCACAAATATAGACCACTTGTTTTGGATCGACACCTCTGGCTTAATATTCACGGAACTGCacggaatgttcacttgctgcacGACGTAATGATCTCTCCTAACATTTTCGTCATCCATGCTCAACCCCCCTTGTTTGCGCAACTTCCATTGTCCGCTGTTAGCAGATGAGTGTGGGAGAAATTTAAACTAGGGATGGGTGTAGTAAATCAGAGTTCAAAGCAAATGGTGCATTGGTAGATATTTTCGTGTCGAATAATTTGAATAGTAATATCACATATTGTAAGAAACtcagcatttttgtcatgaccaaaCTAACTTGCGCGATATTTTTAAGAATGAACTGGGCATGTTTGAATGTCCCTTTTTTGGAATAAAGTGGAAGCGActttgaatagtatcaagatttgaagaGCAGTGGCGCAGTTCTAAGCAGTGAAATATTTTCTTTTCAAATTTACTATAATTAGCACATATGGCCCATATAGCAAGCTTTTAAAGttaaaaaaaagttaatattTGATCTAGGTGACATTAATAGGTACATTTAACCGTAAGTGCGCCTTTgaggcagtgcggattttccttgGANNNNNNNNNNNNNNNNNNNNNNNNNNNNNNNNNNNNNNNNNNNNNNNNNNNNNNNNNNNNNNNNNNNNNNNNNNNNNNNNNNNNNNNNNNNNNNNNNNNNACCACCAAAGTGCCACGTCGGTAAACAGAAATAACCAACAAAGCcattaacaatgcttaaacaCGAGATGGTGTTGTGTACTTCATTTACAAGTGCAGCAACTTTTCTTCATTGCGTGGTGCTGTAGTTCATTTGCAGATAATGTGTGTCACCTGGTCTTCATTGCCTTTCTGTTCtccctgtggctttgcaggtACCTTGTCTTTGGCATCCCATGAGCAGTACCGTTCACTCGTGTCTACACAAGGGGACGGCATTCCTGTCgtcagtgcacctatgtgaccaagGACAAGAGTAGCATGCAAAGGCACCTTTGTAAACATACGGGCGAGCGTTCCCTTCCAGTGCCACCTATGTCCAGCTGCATTCACTCGGAAATCTAATCTTACACAGCACATTCGCACCCAcactggagagcgtcccttttcctgtgactgcTGCAATGTGTCATTTGCGCAGAAGGTGCACCTCATTAatcacatgcgcacccacacaggagagcgtcctttTCCTGTGATGACTGCAGTGCATCTTTTTCGGATAAAAGTAACCTCGTGCAACACATGCGCACCCATACAGGAGCGGACCCTTTCTTGTGACCACTGCCATGCATCCTTTTCACGGAAAGGCATCCTCATGAGGCACATGTACCGTTGTCATTCAAAGAAGCATCCCTAAAGGGCAGGAGATCATTGTTACAGAGGCAAAGGAACATTGATGAATTAATATTTGTGTTTGAATGTAAACATCCAAAGTGTATGAAACAGATTTGTAGTGCCTCAGCAATGAGTTGTTACTGCATATTGCTTAGAGAGAAATATGTCATGTTAATCATACCCTCTTAAGTGCTTTGGGTGATCTAATAGCCTTGATGACAAAAGTTTGATTTGTAAATGCGCATTGACTGAAATGTGTTCATGGTTTTAATCTTCTTGAAGTTACACATTACACATGTAATTATAAGGAAAACAGAGACAGTTGTGTAATTGATCATAGGTAAAAACAGCATAAACAAACGAAACACAAGGAATGGCAAATTGCGTGCAATTAGGGTGTATACAATAATCAAGCAGCACGAGTCCGCAATGCTTACTCCAAAATGTCTGTTGCAAAATGAAAAATGAATCCCAGAATGAAATTTATTGCAAATGTCGATTGTTTTGGTTGTGGACATGTCGCAGCACAACAAAAGTGTGGGTGCGGAGTGGGGCTCGCAATTGTAGTGGTAAAGTATGGGTGCGGTTTTAAGCAAATTTTAATCTTGGGTGATCTTTCTTCGCTTTTAACCTCACCGCACAGAAGCAAGAACAAAAGCAGTGCTGAAGGATATCCTTTAATAATGAAATGATGGCCATATTGACAATATGTGCTGACACCAACATTACAGTCGCGTTGGTGTCAGCGTCATGTAGCGGTCTACTGTTTAAGGTAGTTAGAACTGGGAAACGGGCATGGCCAGTGGTGTTGCCATGGAAGTGTACTTGGTGTTAACCCCCCTTCCCCTTAAACACACTTGATGATTACATTTTGCATGTGTAGTCTACATGCagcatacaaacacacacgagCTACATATAAGCAGGAGGCAACCCCCCTTAAAAAGTTACTTAACTCTGGCATGGCATTACTTCGCCCACAGGGACATGTTCAGATATTGACAGGCCCGACACTTTAACTGATGTTATGTGCGATGTTGTGCCCTGGTCATGGACTTCAGGTGTTAAGGTGCAATTAGACTCGCATAGGGTAGATCCTCATTGCACAAAGACTTCCTTGGGTTTTTATAGAAGTGTCCACTGCTCTTGTGGCAGTGCATTTGACCCCTCTGTATTGCATTGCTGTTTTAACAGCAGTGCTGTCTAAGCTTTACGTTCGCCATTCGCGAGAACAGCTGCAGAAAggagtatgtgccaagcagctcctagcatagcatatatagcaagagggtgggaaagggaactgaggcgAGGaagagggatgtgagggtgagtagAAGGAATAGAAGGAGGGAGGGCAATACAGGaagagataaggaaagaaagatgaaagaaaagaCTAATGTTAGGGTGAggtggagagaaagggggaggtgagagggtaaaaccATAGCAtacagtacagtatagcatagcaaggggtgggaaagagagaaggTGAGGGTTGGGAGGAGGGAACAGAGGACAGGGGTAATGTAGAAAGAGGTGAGGAGAGAAAGGTAGAGAAAAGGTAAACAAGCATAAAAGAAAGAAGGATGAATAAAGACGGAAGAAAGCTTCTGCGTTCACCAAGGTGGTGTGCTTGCTTGCAAACTCCTTGTTACTCAGATTGTACAGATGTAGAACtggctttaatttctttttttttttcattttgtgtcTCTTTTGTATGCTTGCAACTTTCACATTTTCATTCGATGCCATGTTTGTGCATCAATCTTTTGGATGATTAGAGCAAAACAAACAACAATAGAACAATTTAAACAACACCTCTCTCCATCAGCCAGGAGACCTTTACAGACATTgcagttctttcttttcttactgTAGTTTTTCCTGCAGTCTTCAGCTTGGAAATGAATAACACATTCCTACAAGCACTGGTTGTCGTGCATCATTGTGACAAGCCCACCGAGGCATTGGAAGGTATAAAGGCAAAGCAACACA includes the following:
- the LOC125760255 gene encoding zinc finger protein 287-like, producing the protein MKRHLCKHTGERPFQCHLCPAAFPQKAHLTVHIRTHTGERPFSCDQCSASFSRKQHLVEHKRTHTGERPFSCDRCCASFSGKSNLVQHMRTHTGERPFSCDCCSASFSGKSNLVQHMRTHTGERVPCLWHPMSSTVHSCLHKGTAFLSVPFQCHLCPAAFTRKSNLTQHIRTHTGERPFSCDCCNVSFAQKQCCLSFTFAIRENSCRKEYVPSSS